Proteins from a genomic interval of Uloborus diversus isolate 005 chromosome 4, Udiv.v.3.1, whole genome shotgun sequence:
- the LOC129221193 gene encoding THO complex subunit 7 homolog → MSASSQGVIQIGDDEVFRRKLLMDGEGMGDDRRINILLKSFFKWADGKNESEEEIFVGYERLLTSLANCEFLMFKSQQAQIVNSAEINHYEELYSEIENKIAEAQNTILQKKSELQQSKRVRKNKQQYDALARIIAEQPDRKETHSKLEALGEEIANLEKEKQELQMRLEKRHKQFKVLLSAAHQLQQIIKSEEDTEMDMD, encoded by the exons ATGTCAGCCTCTTCACAAGGAGTCATCCAAATAGGAgatg ATGAAGTCTTCCGCCGCAAACTTTTAATGGATGGCGAAGGCATGGGTGATGATCGAAGAATCAATATCCTTctaaaaagtttcttcaaatgGGCCGATGGAAAAAATGAATCGgaagaagaaat ttttgtaGGATATGAGCGACTGTTAACCTCTTTAGCAAACTGTGAGTTTTTGATGTTTAAATCACAGCAAGCTCAGATTGTAAACAGTGCAGAAATTAATCACTATGAAGAAttatattcagaaattg aaaacaaaattgctgaaGCTCAAAATACCATCTTGCAAAAAAAGTCTGAGTTGCAGCAGTCAAAGAGAGTTCGTAAAAATAAGCAAC AGTATGATGCTCTAGCCCGAATAATAGCTGAGCAGCCTGATCGTAAAGAAACTCATTCAAAACTGGAAGCTTTAGGAGAAGAGATTGCAAATCTTGAAAAGGAAAAGCAAGAACTTCAGATGAGATTGGAGAAGAGGCATAAGCAATTTAAAGTGCTTCTCAGTGCAGCTCATCAATTAcaacaaattataaaaa GTGAAGAAGATACTGAAATGGATATGGATTAA